From the Conger conger chromosome 14, fConCon1.1, whole genome shotgun sequence genome, one window contains:
- the LOC133109371 gene encoding interleukin-20-like — MRVAVSLLCLLVLGLRPAEAKPLQHLTLQGCSANIRLLEVRKHLTAMLQHVTDGDPDIAIITNRVLNSVKESDRCCFLRELAEFYVRGVFTQCNAVLPLHARKHGSPLANTFYIMSQDLQACGCECEGDTLLKIQHIRRTFEKMEKGAGVEKALCDLEILLSWMEHQL, encoded by the exons ATGAGAGTGGCCGTCTCCCTGCTGTGTCTCCTGGTCCTCGGTCTTCGCCCTGCGGAGGCCAAACCGCTCCAGCACCTCACCTTGCAGGGCTGCAGCGCCAACATCCGCCTGCTGGAGGTCCGCAAGCACCTGACCGCCATGCTGCAGCATGTG acTGATGGGGACCCCGACATCGCCATCATCACAAACCGGGTTCTCAACTCTGTGAAG GAGTCGGACAGGTGCTGCTTCCTGCGGGAGCTGGCGGAGTTTTACGTGCGCGGCGTCTTCACCCAGTGCAACGCCGTTCTTCCGCTGCACGCCAGGAAACATGGAAGCCCCCTCGCCAACACCTTCTACATCATGAGCCAGGACCTGCAGGCCTGT GGATGTGAATGTGAGGGagacaccctgctgaaaatacaACACATCCGCAGGACCTTCGAGAAG ATGGAGAAGGGTGCTGGGGTGGAGAAGGCTCTGTGTGACCTGGAGATCCTGCTGTCCTGGATGGAGCACCAGCTGTAG